A window of the Microvirga terrae genome harbors these coding sequences:
- a CDS encoding SDR family oxidoreductase: MNRLHGRTALVTAAGQGIGRAIAKAFLREGARVWATDLDVAKLDGLEGAERRRLDVLSNADVEQLVADAGPFDVLVNAAGFVHHGTILECSDKDWDFSFDLNVRSMHRTIRAVLPGMLEKGRGSIVNIASGASSVRGIPNRYVYGTTKAAVIGLTKAVAADFIKRGVRANAICPGTIQSPSLDERIAALAASSGQSLESVRQAFVDRQPMGRLGTAEEVAALALYLASDEASYTTGHIHLVDGGFAL; encoded by the coding sequence ATGAACAGACTTCACGGAAGGACGGCCCTCGTCACGGCGGCCGGGCAGGGGATCGGACGCGCCATCGCAAAAGCCTTTCTTCGCGAGGGCGCGCGTGTTTGGGCAACGGATCTGGACGTCGCCAAGCTCGACGGGCTCGAGGGCGCCGAGCGGCGCAGGCTCGACGTGCTGTCGAACGCCGACGTAGAGCAGCTCGTTGCTGATGCGGGACCGTTCGACGTTCTCGTCAACGCGGCGGGTTTCGTGCATCACGGTACGATTCTCGAATGCTCCGACAAGGATTGGGATTTCTCGTTCGATCTGAACGTCAGGTCCATGCACCGGACGATCCGTGCGGTGCTGCCGGGCATGCTGGAGAAGGGCCGGGGCTCCATCGTCAACATCGCGTCCGGCGCCTCGTCGGTCCGCGGCATTCCCAATCGATACGTCTATGGAACCACGAAGGCGGCTGTGATCGGCCTGACGAAGGCTGTGGCGGCCGATTTCATCAAGCGCGGCGTGCGTGCCAACGCCATCTGCCCCGGCACGATCCAGTCGCCCTCGCTCGACGAGCGGATTGCGGCGCTCGCTGCGAGTTCCGGTCAGAGTCTGGAGAGCGTGCGTCAGGCATTCGTCGACCGTCAGCCCATGGGCCGGCTCGGCACCGCCGAAGAGGTGGCGGCTCTTGCCCTCTACCTCGCGTCTGACGAGGCCAGCTACACGACGGGCCATATTCATCTCGTCGACGGCGGGTTTGCGCTGTGA
- a CDS encoding 2-hydroxyacid dehydrogenase: protein MSRTDILMTAPMMPIVIDALDKAFTLHRLWEQEDKDAFLKEVGPRIRGMATSTLFGRVDATLLDRLPNAEIISSFGVGYDNVDAAEAARRNIIVTNTPGVLDDEVADLTLGLLLATLRKIPQADRYLRDGKWPKASFPLSATLRERKVGIVGLGRIGKAIARRLEGFDVSIAYHGRTQQTDVAYPYYPTVTGLAEASDVLIVITPGGASTRHLIDADVLKALGSNGVLINVARGSVVDEQALIEALRSGTILSAGLDVYEDEPRVPQELIDLEHVVLLPHIASASVHTRSGMGKLVADNLISWFDGKGPLTPVAETPWPRT, encoded by the coding sequence ATGAGCCGTACCGACATCCTGATGACTGCGCCGATGATGCCGATCGTGATCGACGCGCTGGACAAGGCCTTCACGCTCCACCGCCTGTGGGAGCAGGAGGACAAGGACGCCTTTCTGAAAGAGGTCGGACCGCGTATTCGCGGCATGGCGACCAGCACGCTGTTCGGCCGTGTGGACGCCACTCTCCTCGATCGCCTGCCGAATGCGGAGATCATCTCGAGCTTCGGCGTCGGGTACGACAACGTGGATGCGGCGGAAGCCGCCAGGCGCAACATCATCGTCACGAACACGCCCGGCGTTCTCGACGACGAGGTGGCCGACCTCACCCTCGGCCTCCTACTCGCGACGCTGAGAAAGATCCCGCAGGCCGACCGCTACCTGCGCGACGGAAAGTGGCCGAAGGCGTCGTTTCCCCTCTCCGCAACCCTGCGCGAGAGGAAGGTCGGCATCGTCGGACTGGGACGGATCGGCAAGGCCATTGCCCGTCGACTGGAAGGCTTCGATGTCAGCATCGCCTATCATGGTCGCACGCAGCAGACCGACGTGGCTTACCCGTACTATCCGACCGTGACAGGGCTCGCGGAGGCATCCGACGTGCTGATCGTCATCACGCCGGGCGGCGCATCGACGAGGCATCTCATCGACGCGGATGTGCTGAAGGCGCTGGGATCCAACGGCGTTCTGATCAACGTCGCCCGCGGCAGCGTCGTGGATGAGCAGGCGCTGATCGAAGCCCTCCGGTCGGGCACGATCCTGAGCGCGGGCCTCGACGTCTACGAGGACGAGCCGCGTGTTCCGCAGGAACTGATCGATCTGGAGCACGTGGTGCTCCTGCCCCACATCGCTTCTGCTTCGGTTCACACCCGCAGCGGGATGGGCAAGCTCGTGGCCGACAACCTGATCTCATGGTTCGACGGCAAAGGCCCGCTGACGCCCGTGGCGGAGACGCCCTGGCCCCGAACGTAA
- a CDS encoding glucan biosynthesis protein has translation MTNLSRRTLLQSLLAATALPAFHQQASAQQQTGVPAPNPFRYEDVVRRARELAAVPYEAPPTQLPEPLNRLSFDDYRDIRFRPDKALLGSGNGPFRMQLFHLGFLYQRPVTVNIIRDGVPTPVPYQRELFDYGRNKIERPLPVNLGFAGFRLHYPLNDPKVLDELIAFLGASYFRFLGSGQKYGLSARGLAINVEGGEAEEFPHFREFWVEMPRLNDERAIVYALLDSPSVAGAYRFEIYPSKETTLDVTATLFPRQTLTNVGVAPLTSMFFEGENDRKPTDDYRLEIHDSDGLLMQSGAGEWIWRPLRNPSAKTISSFSDNNPRGFGLMQRDRVFENYQDLEAHYHQRPGYWVEPIGQWGEGWVELVELPTPDETHDNIVAYWQPNRPFEPGQEVVLSYRLRAASAIGAMHPGGKVINTFQTPPRASGSNAPSDSRHRRFIIDFAGGNLPYYLGAPEQVQLVPSTSVGQITNTFIMPNDHTNGFRAAIDVKLEPGQSTDLRAFLRAGNRALTETWTYPWFVE, from the coding sequence ATGACGAACCTGTCCCGCCGTACTCTCCTGCAAAGCCTGCTCGCAGCCACCGCGCTGCCCGCCTTCCACCAGCAGGCTTCAGCCCAGCAGCAGACCGGCGTGCCGGCGCCCAACCCCTTCCGGTACGAGGATGTGGTGCGCCGCGCCCGCGAGCTGGCGGCCGTACCCTATGAGGCTCCTCCGACCCAGCTGCCGGAGCCCCTCAACCGGCTCAGCTTCGACGATTATCGCGACATCCGTTTCCGGCCCGACAAGGCCCTGCTCGGCTCCGGCAACGGGCCGTTCCGGATGCAGCTCTTCCACCTGGGCTTCCTCTACCAGCGCCCCGTGACCGTGAACATCATCCGCGACGGGGTGCCCACGCCCGTGCCCTATCAGCGCGAGCTGTTCGATTACGGCCGCAACAAGATCGAGCGGCCGCTGCCAGTCAATCTGGGCTTTGCGGGTTTCCGTCTCCACTATCCTCTGAATGACCCGAAGGTCCTCGACGAGCTCATCGCGTTCCTGGGCGCGAGCTATTTCCGCTTCCTGGGCTCGGGCCAGAAATACGGCCTCTCGGCGCGGGGCCTGGCGATCAACGTGGAAGGGGGCGAGGCGGAGGAGTTCCCCCATTTCCGCGAATTCTGGGTCGAGATGCCCCGGCTCAACGACGAACGGGCCATCGTCTACGCCCTTCTCGACAGCCCGTCGGTCGCCGGCGCCTACCGGTTCGAGATCTACCCGTCGAAGGAAACCACCCTCGACGTCACGGCGACCTTGTTCCCGCGCCAGACCCTCACCAATGTGGGCGTGGCTCCCCTCACGTCCATGTTCTTCGAGGGCGAGAACGATCGGAAGCCGACGGACGATTACCGCCTCGAGATCCACGATTCGGACGGGCTCCTCATGCAGTCGGGCGCGGGCGAGTGGATCTGGCGGCCGCTGCGCAACCCGAGCGCCAAGACGATCTCGTCCTTCAGCGACAACAATCCCCGCGGCTTCGGACTGATGCAGCGCGACCGGGTGTTCGAGAACTACCAGGATCTCGAAGCCCATTATCACCAGCGCCCCGGCTACTGGGTCGAGCCCATCGGCCAATGGGGCGAAGGCTGGGTCGAGCTGGTCGAGCTTCCGACGCCGGACGAGACCCATGACAACATCGTGGCGTATTGGCAGCCGAACCGGCCCTTCGAGCCAGGCCAGGAGGTCGTCCTGTCCTATCGCCTGCGCGCCGCGTCGGCGATCGGCGCCATGCACCCGGGCGGGAAGGTGATCAACACCTTTCAGACCCCGCCCCGGGCCAGCGGATCGAACGCGCCAAGCGATTCCCGGCACCGGCGCTTCATCATCGACTTCGCGGGCGGCAACCTGCCCTATTATCTCGGCGCTCCCGAGCAGGTGCAGCTGGTGCCCTCCACGTCGGTCGGGCAGATCACCAACACGTTCATCATGCCCAACGACCATACGAACGGCTTTCGGGCGGCCATCGACGTGAAGCTGGAGCCGGGACAATCGACAGACCTGCGCGCCTTCCTGCGCGCCGGCAACCGGGCCCTGACGGAGACCTGGACCTATCCCTGGTTCGTGGAGTGA
- a CDS encoding ABC transporter permease: MTASIPRPLRRRGDPLKIVLPLVVFAAAVAGWEAAVRIEGIPPYILPAPSLIARTLVTDWPLLSASLLTTLETTIAGLALAVCGGVLLAVLLSLSKVVEYSLYPFAVVLQVTPVIAVAPLLLIYMPQDVAVLACAWLVAFFPVLSNTMLGLQSVDRNLMELFELYGAPASGSAAARFRARLKALWYLRRPAALPAFLAGLRIAGGLSLIGAVVAEMAAGSAGAGSGLAYRIIESQYRLNIPRLFAALVLLALTGIGLFLVLAWLNHILLRRWHESALTREA; encoded by the coding sequence GTGACGGCATCGATTCCCAGGCCCTTACGCCGGCGAGGTGATCCTTTGAAGATCGTCCTGCCGCTCGTCGTCTTCGCAGCCGCCGTCGCCGGGTGGGAAGCCGCCGTGCGCATCGAGGGCATCCCGCCCTACATCCTGCCCGCGCCGAGCCTGATCGCCAGGACCCTCGTGACCGACTGGCCGCTGCTGTCCGCCTCGCTCCTGACGACCCTCGAGACGACCATCGCCGGCCTCGCGCTGGCCGTCTGCGGCGGGGTGCTGCTGGCGGTCCTTCTGAGTCTCTCGAAGGTCGTCGAGTATTCGCTCTACCCGTTCGCCGTCGTCCTGCAGGTCACCCCCGTCATCGCCGTTGCGCCCCTGCTCCTGATCTACATGCCGCAGGACGTGGCGGTGCTGGCCTGCGCCTGGCTTGTCGCCTTCTTCCCGGTTCTGTCGAACACGATGCTCGGCCTGCAATCCGTCGACAGAAACCTCATGGAGCTGTTCGAGCTCTATGGTGCGCCGGCGTCCGGAAGCGCAGCGGCGCGCTTCAGAGCCCGGCTGAAAGCCCTGTGGTATCTGCGCCGCCCGGCCGCTCTGCCGGCCTTTCTGGCCGGTCTGCGGATCGCGGGCGGGCTGTCCCTGATCGGCGCCGTGGTGGCCGAGATGGCCGCGGGATCGGCCGGGGCCGGATCGGGGCTCGCCTACCGCATTATCGAGAGCCAGTACCGGCTCAACATTCCGCGCCTCTTCGCGGCCCTCGTGCTGCTGGCGCTGACCGGCATCGGCCTGTTTCTCGTCCTCGCCTGGCTCAATCACATTCTCCTGCGCCGCTGGCACGAGAGCGCCCTGACCCGGGAGGCCTGA
- a CDS encoding ABC transporter substrate-binding protein — MKWSAWIAGAAAACLCGSAWAQQPLTEVTFGTNWIAQGEHGGYYQALADGTYEKYGLKVTIVPGGPRASNRMLMTVGKLDFYMGGSMIQAFSAVEKDIPTIVVAAHFQKEPQVLLSHPGQGLDAFLDLKTSNDILLSKDGAATFFQWMKAEYGFKDEQVKPFGFNPAPFIANTAAVQQGYVTSEPLTIEKAAGFRPNVFLLADYGFSTYSTTVETRREVVEKNPDLVQRFVDASTIGWYNYLYGDATKAKALIKRDNPEMTDELLAYSQAKMKEYGIVDSGDTQTLGIGAMTDTRMKDFFDKMVKAGLFKPDLDYRKAYTLRFVNKGVGLNLKR, encoded by the coding sequence ATGAAGTGGAGCGCCTGGATCGCAGGAGCGGCGGCAGCCTGCCTGTGCGGTAGCGCCTGGGCCCAGCAGCCGCTGACGGAGGTGACCTTCGGCACCAACTGGATCGCCCAGGGTGAGCATGGGGGCTATTATCAGGCCCTGGCCGATGGGACCTATGAGAAGTACGGCCTCAAGGTCACCATCGTGCCGGGCGGCCCCCGGGCCAGCAACCGCATGCTCATGACGGTCGGCAAGCTCGATTTCTACATGGGCGGCAGCATGATCCAGGCCTTCTCGGCAGTGGAGAAGGACATTCCGACCATCGTGGTGGCGGCCCATTTCCAGAAGGAGCCGCAGGTGCTCCTCAGCCATCCGGGCCAGGGGCTCGACGCCTTTCTCGACCTGAAGACCTCGAACGACATTCTCCTGTCCAAGGACGGTGCCGCCACCTTCTTCCAGTGGATGAAGGCGGAATACGGGTTCAAGGACGAGCAGGTGAAGCCCTTCGGCTTCAACCCGGCGCCGTTCATCGCCAACACGGCGGCGGTGCAGCAGGGCTACGTCACGTCCGAACCGCTGACCATCGAGAAGGCGGCCGGCTTCAGGCCCAACGTGTTCCTGCTCGCGGATTACGGCTTCAGCACCTATTCCACCACGGTCGAGACGCGCCGCGAGGTGGTGGAGAAGAACCCCGACCTCGTGCAGCGTTTCGTCGATGCGTCGACGATCGGCTGGTACAACTACCTCTACGGGGACGCCACGAAGGCCAAGGCGCTCATCAAGCGCGACAACCCGGAGATGACCGACGAGTTGCTCGCCTATTCCCAGGCCAAGATGAAGGAATACGGCATCGTCGATTCCGGCGACACGCAGACCCTCGGGATCGGCGCCATGACCGATACACGCATGAAGGACTTCTTCGACAAGATGGTGAAGGCCGGCCTCTTCAAGCCGGACCTCGATTATCGAAAAGCCTACACGCTCCGGTTCGTGAACAAGGGCGTGGGACTGAACCTGAAGAGATAA
- a CDS encoding DMT family transporter: protein MADTVTTTPPTIAAQRQNRMIGIALMCAALFCFSCLDATAKWVNRSVDPMVTVWARYISAALLTFLVINPRTQPGALRTRRLPLQLLRSFLLFASTLCNFFALKYLQLVETQSIIFATPLLVALLAGPVLGERIGWQRVAAIGVGFIGILVITRPGLGTMHPAALLSLTGSVAYAFYNIVTRILASSDSIATTTLYSSVAGIVFVTPVLPWVWSTPSSPLVWFLLATTGFYGAFGHWLLVLAHARAPAAILAPFIYSQIVWMLVLGYVLFGDWPDSWTFVGAGIVIASGLYLLYRERVKPRKPDHSP, encoded by the coding sequence ATGGCCGACACCGTCACGACGACCCCGCCCACAATCGCCGCGCAGCGTCAGAACCGCATGATCGGCATCGCCCTGATGTGTGCGGCCCTGTTCTGCTTTTCGTGCCTGGACGCGACGGCCAAATGGGTGAACCGGTCGGTCGACCCGATGGTCACGGTCTGGGCGCGCTACATCTCGGCGGCGCTTCTCACCTTCCTGGTCATCAACCCACGGACCCAGCCCGGGGCCCTCAGGACGCGCCGGCTCCCCTTGCAGCTCCTTCGCTCGTTCCTGCTCTTCGCCTCGACGCTCTGCAATTTCTTCGCCCTGAAGTACCTTCAGCTGGTCGAGACGCAATCCATCATCTTCGCGACGCCGCTGCTGGTGGCCCTTCTCGCAGGCCCGGTCCTGGGGGAGCGCATCGGCTGGCAGCGCGTGGCCGCCATCGGGGTCGGATTCATCGGCATCCTCGTCATCACACGGCCGGGCCTGGGCACCATGCATCCGGCGGCCCTTCTCTCGCTGACGGGTTCCGTTGCCTATGCCTTCTACAACATCGTCACGCGCATCCTGGCCTCGAGCGATTCCATCGCGACCACGACCCTCTATTCGAGCGTCGCCGGCATCGTGTTCGTCACGCCGGTGCTTCCCTGGGTGTGGTCCACCCCCTCGTCGCCCCTCGTCTGGTTCCTTCTCGCGACGACTGGCTTCTACGGGGCTTTCGGCCATTGGCTGCTGGTCCTGGCCCATGCCCGGGCTCCGGCCGCGATCCTCGCGCCCTTCATCTACAGCCAGATCGTCTGGATGCTGGTCCTGGGCTATGTCCTGTTCGGCGACTGGCCGGATTCTTGGACCTTCGTCGGGGCTGGCATCGTCATCGCGTCGGGGCTCTATTTGCTCTACCGTGAACGTGTGAAGCCCCGAAAGCCGGACCACTCTCCATGA
- a CDS encoding AraC family transcriptional regulator translates to MFDFRSNLLKSYLMSHGNYLAEIGKAQALSEKRSYRNLSLEMAGLSCADRPRRPRGMAIETGRIMADAHRTMEQTTPPRAGNGSGAKPAAQDGSVLDLVLRSTRLDEMEELTSTLISPNRLRPLTKDRAFESVFQIHGLQDFCTFSQGYRCSVDVDIKTETTDERMVFLLPSKGQGRLVVDRREFEVSDQHGVVFAAGPPRTLRYLDDCLMSILLMSRRKAAEQCTKLLGRDLDRDLKFDTSFDLSSPNGQSWVRLFQYATAELASLHSLFRSVAAARQQLEQTVLTGFLLSQTHTYSDALLRPQSSAAPFYVKRAEAYIEAHFSEPLSLADIAAQAGVSARSLQNGFQSFRGMTPMAFLRSLRLRRAQEALLLADPACATVTEIALSCGFNHMGEFASLYRRTFGVSPRQTLSKTIYR, encoded by the coding sequence GTGTTTGACTTCCGCTCCAACCTGCTGAAGTCGTACTTAATGTCTCACGGCAATTACCTTGCGGAAATCGGAAAGGCGCAAGCCTTGTCGGAAAAACGCAGCTATCGTAATCTTTCTTTAGAAATGGCTGGCTTGAGCTGTGCCGATAGACCCAGACGGCCGCGGGGAATGGCCATAGAGACGGGCAGGATCATGGCGGATGCTCACCGGACCATGGAGCAGACGACGCCGCCTAGAGCAGGAAACGGCTCCGGTGCAAAGCCTGCCGCTCAAGATGGCTCTGTCCTCGACCTCGTGCTCAGGTCGACCCGCCTTGATGAGATGGAGGAACTGACCAGCACGCTCATCTCTCCCAATCGGTTGAGGCCATTAACCAAGGACAGGGCATTTGAAAGCGTGTTCCAGATCCATGGCCTGCAAGACTTCTGCACCTTCTCACAAGGTTATCGATGCTCAGTCGATGTGGACATCAAAACCGAAACCACCGACGAGCGAATGGTTTTTCTCTTGCCCTCCAAGGGGCAAGGTCGGCTCGTTGTGGATCGTCGGGAATTCGAAGTTTCCGACCAGCATGGAGTTGTGTTTGCTGCCGGTCCGCCCAGAACGCTGAGGTATCTGGACGACTGCCTGATGTCTATTCTTCTGATGAGCCGGCGCAAGGCGGCCGAGCAATGCACGAAGTTGCTGGGGCGCGATCTCGACCGAGACCTTAAGTTTGACACCAGCTTCGATCTGAGCAGCCCCAATGGACAAAGCTGGGTGCGGCTGTTCCAGTATGCCACGGCCGAACTCGCCAGCCTACATTCCCTGTTCCGCTCCGTGGCGGCTGCCCGCCAGCAGCTCGAGCAGACGGTGCTGACCGGCTTCCTCCTCAGCCAGACCCACACCTACTCGGACGCGCTGCTGCGGCCGCAATCGTCCGCCGCGCCCTTCTACGTCAAACGGGCCGAAGCCTACATCGAGGCGCATTTTTCCGAGCCCCTGTCCCTGGCCGACATCGCCGCCCAGGCCGGCGTGAGCGCCCGCAGCCTGCAGAACGGCTTCCAGAGCTTTCGCGGCATGACCCCCATGGCGTTCCTGCGCTCCCTGCGGCTCCGACGGGCCCAGGAAGCCCTTCTCCTGGCGGACCCAGCCTGCGCGACCGTGACCGAGATCGCGCTCAGCTGCGGTTTCAATCACATGGGTGAGTTCGCAAGCCTCTACCGACGCACCTTCGGCGTCTCGCCGCGTCAGACCCTGTCCAAAACGATCTACCGCTGA
- a CDS encoding MarR family winged helix-turn-helix transcriptional regulator: MVGSKSFEGRETMDTDNKHPGVKSVGWALVQASRLHRSRTGDKLSELGLFAGQEQVLQALGNSGPMTMGELAAILRVRPPTASKTVSRLSSLKLVERHTEPGDARVVRVKLTKEGKRKAAAIDALWDEVESELLQGFDSKDRKRLRKLLRKAAKNLAGLTGADQTGFETDDEVDGLEAASEPEMAATA, from the coding sequence ATGGTAGGCTCGAAAAGCTTCGAGGGGCGAGAGACGATGGACACCGACAACAAGCATCCGGGCGTCAAAAGCGTCGGGTGGGCTCTGGTTCAGGCTTCACGCCTGCATCGCAGCCGTACGGGCGACAAGCTCTCGGAGCTCGGTCTCTTCGCCGGTCAGGAGCAGGTTCTCCAGGCCCTCGGCAATTCCGGCCCCATGACCATGGGGGAACTCGCGGCCATCCTTCGGGTGCGTCCGCCGACCGCCTCCAAGACGGTTTCCCGCCTCTCCAGCCTCAAGCTGGTGGAGCGCCACACCGAGCCGGGCGATGCCCGGGTCGTGCGCGTGAAGCTCACCAAGGAGGGCAAGCGCAAGGCGGCCGCCATCGACGCCCTGTGGGACGAGGTCGAGTCCGAGCTGCTTCAGGGCTTCGATTCGAAGGACCGCAAGCGCCTGCGCAAGCTCCTGCGCAAGGCCGCCAAGAATCTCGCGGGCCTCACCGGAGCCGATCAGACCGGGTTCGAGACCGACGACGAGGTGGACGGGCTGGAAGCCGCCAGCGAGCCGGAGATGGCCGCGACGGCCTGA
- a CDS encoding TfoX/Sxy family DNA transformation protein → MTEASIDDLRGIGPVTRSRLEDIGIRTLDDLRSTGSVEAYRRLKFMLPRQVSLNALYALEAALRACHWLDLPQDVKAALQHQGRIIDEALRRGGVTRCAL, encoded by the coding sequence ATGACCGAAGCCTCCATCGACGATCTGCGCGGGATCGGCCCTGTCACGCGGAGCCGACTGGAAGACATCGGCATCCGGACGCTGGACGATCTTCGATCCACCGGATCCGTCGAAGCCTATCGCCGCCTCAAATTCATGCTGCCCCGGCAGGTGAGCCTCAACGCGCTCTATGCCCTGGAAGCCGCCCTGCGCGCGTGCCACTGGCTCGATCTGCCCCAGGACGTGAAGGCGGCCTTGCAGCATCAGGGCAGGATCATCGACGAGGCTCTTCGCCGGGGCGGTGTCACACGCTGCGCCCTTTAA
- a CDS encoding ABC transporter ATP-binding protein — MTQLSPALVSLRDVTKVFSNGVTALAGFNLDVVAGEFVSLLGPSGCGKSTVLRLIAGLAQPTEGSITWPGATGADHRGEIGFVFQDPTLMPWSSVADNVWLPLRLRGVSKRDARDRIAESLALVGLSDFAKAYPRELSGGMRMRVSIARALSLKPRLLLMDEPFAALDEIARFRLNDDLLRLQGELRCTVVFVTHSVYESAYLSSRVAIMSGRPGRIVAEVRGERRAERPKDFRAGARYAELSGRISRILLEQAPEERP, encoded by the coding sequence ATGACGCAGCTCTCGCCCGCGCTCGTTTCTCTGAGAGACGTCACGAAGGTCTTCTCCAACGGCGTGACGGCGCTTGCCGGCTTCAACCTCGACGTCGTCGCGGGCGAGTTCGTGTCGCTGCTCGGGCCTTCGGGATGCGGCAAGTCCACGGTGCTGCGCCTGATCGCGGGGCTGGCGCAGCCGACGGAAGGAAGCATCACGTGGCCGGGCGCGACAGGCGCCGATCATCGCGGCGAGATCGGCTTCGTGTTTCAGGATCCGACGCTGATGCCCTGGTCGAGCGTGGCGGACAACGTGTGGCTCCCCTTGCGCCTGCGGGGCGTGTCGAAGCGCGATGCGCGCGATCGCATCGCCGAGAGCCTAGCCCTCGTCGGGTTGAGCGACTTCGCGAAAGCCTATCCGCGCGAGCTCTCCGGCGGCATGCGGATGCGCGTGTCCATCGCCCGCGCCCTGTCCCTGAAGCCCAGGCTGCTTCTCATGGACGAGCCCTTCGCGGCCCTCGACGAGATCGCCCGCTTCCGGCTCAACGACGATCTGCTGCGCCTGCAGGGCGAGCTGCGCTGCACCGTCGTGTTCGTGACCCACTCGGTCTACGAGAGTGCCTATCTGTCGAGCCGCGTCGCGATCATGTCCGGGCGGCCGGGCCGCATCGTCGCCGAGGTTCGAGGAGAGCGGCGCGCAGAGCGCCCGAAGGACTTCCGCGCCGGAGCGCGCTATGCGGAGTTGTCCGGGCGGATCTCGCGGATCCTCCTCGAGCAGGCGCCGGAGGAGCGACCGTGA